The genomic DNA caagagctgataatgaacgttgaaaacaagaaaatgaacaaaaatgagctgcacataaaaaaaaaaaaaaaaatcaagaacaaagagaattgtccaataaatgagagagaaaaataccctgaacaatatgtgaacagaaatgcataaaagcaatattttatagaatgtaagttagaggataaagttaGTCATAATATTGCTTTTGATgaggcattaatgtaatttatctttttatttgctttttattaaaatttaattttaatttttactatgttttcattagtatttaaaatggacagttgtagtgaaatactcaattaactgattttctatctataataactaaagACCCAATCGTCTTTCTCCCGTGCTGCTTCTTCTGTTTACcatctctttaacactagaattaccagagcatgcgaaaaaactcgtagatccatcccaccttaaaacgcttcgcacctctccgtcagtgttttctgtcctgtaaatgtgcggataagcagcaagcagcctgctatcacatcccccaccctgcacagttttctcagctcgagtctgtttacctgcgtgtcatttgcttagagttgtatagagtgagaagtcaagcaaaatgacaccttttataagtaatatatcgttatttggaacacttgcatttcacgtgtgttccgtgtctacaacaatctatgtacagtaaacacatcgttaaaacaaacgtttttcatattttggtaataattgacaaaatgtggacatgaagtgtataatgtgtgaagcctgaattccaaatatcaaagaaacactttcacaaaaggtacaaatataatagaacaaatgtgcttttgttcaaaaatataactgcagaaaaacaacctgtgttagggtgcgacatcgacacgcatttgctacgacaGCTTTGGTAgcacaacggtatcaactgttgactggtaatcaaaacttcacgggttcgatcccCGACGAGTCCGTTTTCAGAAGTGAGCTGTTCGTATTcgtactattttagaataaaaacatgcatttgattccagtctgtaacagccggtgtaatttatgacaCTTGTAAAgtttagctttttatttatttatttatttttttccccccagttttattctgtcagccGCGTTCACGATCCCAACTCCCCCCCAAatgcatttgacactgctgttttcacttttcacatagacgcgctataacagaggtgaactcagataatgatgacggttctacatcggatcaagaatgtacttttgccatcACCGtattttgtatatgtacatgggaagctctccACTCTTTACACTGTGGGAAGTAAGTACTGTAAATAaaccaaggtaaataacattcgatctggctcttacatacaagtACGgcgcatgtgcccaaaacattaacatttatatgttacttacatatattttcgattcttgttttctttttttcacatcttcgcgcccccctaggggagtCCACCCcaaagtttgagaaccactgtgatAATGTATCAAGCAGGGAGCTCGCACTCCTTGGGAAAAATGTCTGTTAGAGAATGCAGCTTTTTACTTCACCAAAAGCTGTATGGGTTTTTGACATGGGCACAGTTGAGGTGTGGGAGCTAATTCTGAGTTTCAGTCACCATTGATCAATCACAAAATAGCTCTGCAGTTATATTTAAGCAAGCACATCCAGAAAAATGTTTGTGGATATGCATGGACAAAGACAGATTAGTCTAATTGTGGCAACCATCTTGAGATATATCCTGACCAAGGAACAAATACTGAGGAACCTTAAGCAGAAGGTGCAGGTTCCTGTTAGCACTGCATGTTTGCACTTTTTCACAAGTTGGTgtaatgtttgtcttttttgttttctttttgtgtggatttgtttctggcctcaggcctaggggaaccttggccaggtacaagccactgttgctacagggtgtagccacagcaatatggtgaaGAAGCAtcaaagaagcaggcagcagtcacgAGTCTCGGACCAGACTTCTCTGTcctcccagaaatatataaatgctgcatagatcaacatgatgatcagtcaaacaatggtgcaagccaattacCTCTGCAGAAATAAATAGTGTTAACACATTTACTTTTGTTCAACAATAGTATTGTGGTCAGCTATCAaaaagtacttgattagaaaccaatttCCCCAGACCTCATTCATTTccaaaggaagcagacagttctgtatccccacattctGTGTGGATGAGTTACTAATCAAGCTaatcttttgcaagacaggtaaatatttatgtcctatAGATAGCCgccaacaataacctgtagcagaattttccagaaattttgccttttctttaaagcactggtttatagcccattacactaagcaacacacagaaatgccaTTTTCTTTAAAGCACTGAATTATAGCCCATTACAGATTCACTTACTGTAAGAAAAACTGCTACTTTCTCCTCCAAAGCCATTCATAATGGTGTCAGTGTTCTGTTACAACCAGGGCCATCATTTTTgatggtttgtttgtttgtttgtttttacgtAATTTCTGTTGTGTGTCTATGATTTAGTAATTGTGTCCTGCAACTTTTAAATGTGTGGATATTCTGGGTACTTTGTGgctggagccccaggaggcggggccaccgtgATGTCACTGCTCCTGGCTTTATATTCAGTCAGGAAATATTGCAACGGTGTTGGAGTTGTAAGGATTGTTTTGTGGTggcatgctattttttttttttttttttgccttattttctatttttgctaacAAATCTCTCCattaattacaattttttctttGACCTTAAGTACCCAAGCTGAGGGGGTATGGTAATCCTCCTTACGGGTATTCTTTTGGGTCATTTGTTGTTCTTTTGACAGCTCTGCCTATTTAGGGTCTGTAAGGCTGGAAGCCAGCAGTTAGTAGTAAGGAGTAGCTGCATTGCTGAGAACCTCTTCTGGGCTAGCCAGTAAAGCTCCTGGCCTGTCATGTGGCAGTATTTTTGTAGGCCTCACTTCTGATTTGGTTATGTTCAAGTCAAAATGCACAGCTACCTCAAAATGTTGTCACACAATTGCATAAGACTGTACAGAAGACTTCCAATTATTCACGTGCCTGTAAAATCCCATGTGCCTGCTGCTGACCAGCCATCAGTGCAAATGAGTCATTAAGTTTGAGATGGCACCCAACCTCTTGATATTCTGACATGTGGGAAAATCGTATACTGTACTCTGGCACTTAGCTGATCTGGCAGTTGTAAATTTCTTCCATAAAAATGTAGGTGAACTGGGGTTCTtgatactgccaggataggctcaggAGTACCAGGCCTTGAAATGATTTTAGTGATTTTGAGAATGTACTATGATGTTGTTATCTTAAATAAATTCTAATATATCCACAGAAAAAGAGGAGAATCCTTCCTGTCAGTTTCATTGCACTTCTGAGATGTCAGATGACCTGAAGTAGTAAAAAGCCAACTTACAAGAGCAGTGCAAAcactgagaagaagaagaaaaaaaatggggcGTTGAACATGGTCTCTCTTAAAGTAGACCTCATGGAGCGAAGAATTTCCCACATTAAggaagaggactgtgagtgggtGCCTGTTCCCTTTGCACAAGACAGTGCCTGCAGAAAGTGGGATGATGGTCAAGGTGGGACTTGTAATTTTAAGGAGGAAGAATCCGAGCGGCAGGCTGCTGGTGTTAAAGTGGAGCCTTCAGATTATTTTTCCGTTAGCCTTGAAATGCAAAAACATAAGCAAGTCCATGTTTTTAAGGAAGATACTCCTTCAGAAAATGATGCCAGTTCACAGACATGCCCAGCATTACAATCCAAGACTACTTGGTTGGGGTCCCGAAGGAGGAGAAGATGTCTATCCCAGCTGCGTCTGAAGCCAGAGTCACTTAAGTTTGAGGACAAATTCTCTGTGTGGGAGCAACAGCCTGAAATATGTAAGTGATGCAAATGTTGAAATTTCAAATAAGAATAATTGTAAATGAAGTGTGGGGTTGTTAGATAATATTGTATTTGCACCAGAGCTGCTAATGCGTTTTTATGCTGTCATTTGTGAGACATGGAAGGTCTgtcatgaaattatttttaaaagttttaataatgCTAACTCATTTCAACATAGTATTAGTGACCACAAAGATTAGAACacactagaccaggggtaggcaacgtcggtcctggagtgccacagtatgtgcaggtttttgttccaacccagttccttaacgagaactcaattattgctgatgaagcacatattgcttaagtgacattttaatgcttcattttagtggtctcgcttgttaaggttctccaaccttaattgcttatttcaatcttaaactgctgcattcagtgttttaattgctctagacgagaacagtgccattcagcccaccaaagctcgacagtcctatccacttatttcttctaaaataacatcaagtcgagttttgaaagtccctaacgtcttactgtccaccaaactacttggtagcttattccaaatgttcATTGTTcttggtgtaaagaaaaacttcctaatgtttgtgtgaagtttacccttaacaagtttccaactgtgtccctgtgttcttgatgaactcattttaaaataacaatctcaatccactgaactaattcccttcctaattttaaacacttcactcaggtctcctcttaatcttcttttccttaaactgtaaaggctcagctcttttaatctttcctcataattcatctcctgtaaccCTGAATcatcctagttgctcttctctggactttttctagcgctgctatgtccttcttgtagcctggagaccaaaactgtacccagtacgccagatgaggcctcaccagtgtgttataaaggttgagcagaacctcctgtgacttgtactccacacaccaaggcgctatataacctgacattctgttagccttcttaatggcttctgaacactgtagggaagttgatagcttagagtccactatgactactaaatccttctcataaggtggactgtTGATTTTTCCAActgtccattgtgtattcaaacctaacatttttacttcctatgtgtaatacttgacATTTACTGACATAAAATTCCATCTTCCACATATCTGCCcatgcctgtctgctgtccaagtccttctgtaatgatataatggattcttgattatctgctaatccacctatcttggtatcatttgcaaatttaaccagcttgttacttatattcctatctaaattatttctatatattaaaaatagcagtggccccagcactgacccctgtggaacaccactcttcacacaattctgaagaggttcctcacaccctcatcaccctctgcttccggTGTCTGAGCCAACTCTGCAcccacaacaccctgaactcccacttcatttagtttgatgcccaaattctcatgtggcacttcatcaaatgctttctgaaagtcaagataaataatatcatatgctccactttgatcatgaCTATTTGATTTGTTGCAAATTCCCATTTTTGAACAATATAGTTGTGAAAGTGTGGGAATAATCATAGTgctatgaaaaagtaattgcagGTGAAGTCCTGTTCCCAAACCCTGGGGTATCTTGTAGGTATCTTGACCACCAGTGAGTGAATGAAGAACACAGACTACtacacaaatgtttaaaaaagaatgCCATTTATTATTCCAGTTCAAAAATCATACTTTGGGAAAGATCTATGCATACTTAAACGATAGTCAGGGAATCATAAGGGGCACAACACAAATATGTAatgaacacaacaagtaaataatccCAGGTaagattaaaaatgataaaaaaaaaaaaaactattaaaatctAGACAGTCCTCAATCCAGCTATTAACCTTTCCTATAGCCCAATGTCCATAGAGATCATTCCAGAAAGCACTTTCCTAGCAAATCTTCTCCTTCACCTCTTCTCTAGGAGGACCATTCTCCTAAAATGCTTTACAGCTCCTGACTGTGTTCCCCATCAATCATCCAGACTCGATGTCAACCACTCACTCCACTCTTGTGTGCACATTCCTGTTTGCTCACTGCTCTAGCATTCAGCAGATCAGACTCATCTGTCTGTGATGATCCCAGGAACAAATCTCTCATCTTCATTACCTGTTGATCATCCAGACCCAATGTCAACTGCCCACTCCACTCCATTCCTCTGTTCtcattacattacatcttgcctgaagaagaggcccgatttgcctcgaaagccttcatattgtaatctttttagttagccaataaaaggtatcgtTTTTCTTGACTGCTCACTACCAATCgaatagaaatacatttttgcaaattatttgtAGTGATGGCTTGCATTCACAGTGGCAAAATTCCATCCCTCcccaaaaaaaggagaaaataaagaaataacagtTTGTTCTTCCAGCAACTTCTGGAGTCCAGGTATGCCTTAGAGGTGCATGGCTTTAGAAGAAGAAGAGCTGCCGTCAAAGGGTAAGGCAACGAAATCTGCTTTCCACTTTTCCCTTCCGGtttacagaagccccaaagtgcAAGTGGCAGAAAAATGTAATACAAGTGattatatacaaaatttgaaatgaCATGCTCAAAATTAAAATGAGTGGTTTGGGactccactgccctctctgcagagcatctacaactgtagagtccgcaggagaactgcctcgaccCCCcaggaccccacccacccccaacacgaactgttcacacctACCCTCAAGCAGGAGGTATAGAAGCATGAAATGCAGGACATTCCAGGCTAAATAACTCTTTCttccccaaggccattagactcctaaataattgactggagtttataactgcggttcacctcattctatctactgaccgatcttctgatggctccttccagaaggataatgcgccatgtcacaaagctcagatcatctcaagctGGTTTATTGAACAcgacaatgagttcactgaactcaaatggcctccacagttgccagacctcaatccagtagagcacctttgggatgtggtgacacgggagattcacatcatggatgtgcagccgacaaaccTGCAGgaactgtgtgatgctgtcatgtcaatgtggaccaaaatccctgaggaatgtttctagAACCTTGGTGAATCGAGGGCATGAAGAAATactgcagttctgaaggcaaaagggagtacaacccggtactagcaaagTGTACCTGTgaaataaagtggccagtgaatgTGTATTATGTTTGGAGCAGGTGTCAATACAGGACAGTGCCACTTTCAAATCTGATTTCAGCACTGATGCTGCCATTCTAGTTTAATGAAAGTGAAACTATATTAATATTAGACCTTCTTTTGTTCATTGCATGTGTGTACACTGGAGCATTATGTGCAGTACAATTCAAGTTGCACTGCTGTACAATcaatataaattaacataaatatgaTTAGGGTGTGTGTTGTCATGGCAGGGCTCTAGTCTGACCCTATTATCCTTTATACTCCTTATTACGTAGACCATAACAGAATGGCCTAAATTCCACACGTCATGTGCTGCAGTTCAACACTTCCCTGtttcttttacatctgtaacccCAGGCAAGTAGACAGAGCACCAGAACCGGCAGGAGAAAAAGTTAGACATCTATTCatgtacactgctcaaaaaatgaaaggcccACTTATGAAtgcgagtatagcatcaagtcactgaaacttgtgggctattgatctggtcagttaagtagcagaggggcttgttcatcagtttcagctgctttggtgcactagaggggcaacaatgagacgacccccaaaactgGAAGGGTttcacaggtggagggaggccactgacattttttcctgcTCACCTGTtctgtcactcgttttgcatttgtctacggtcagtgtcactactggtagcatgtggccatacctggaccctatagagtttggtggcacaggtagtccaacttctccaggatggcaggcacatcaatatatttcccattgccagaaggtttgccgtgtctcccagcacagtcttaaggtcatggaggagattccagaagacaggcagctacgcgaggagagctggacagggcccctcataaaaggtccttaacccatcagcaggacccatcCCAGTTTATCTTATGGGATATCATTTCACTGTACAAATCTTTCAGCACTGCACCTGTCAACTCTTTACAGTACTTTATTTAGCTAAATAGCGGCTGCTGCTAGTTCTTCTGGGTCCCCATACGGACAAAAGACCCAGTGACGGTTCTACTACCATCACAACAAAGACTAATTCCTAGTGTATTCTGTGAGGGTGTGCTGCTCAGACCTCGATGATGCAAAGCAGTCCTAAAGaagaacatttccaccaccgtgcttcatAGTTGGTGTTGAGTTCTTTTGCTCAAATGTTGTCTTTTTGCTGTCTCCAAACATGTCCGCTGGTGCTTTGCTCAAATAACCCTATCCTTCACTTTTCTGTCCCGAGTACAGTGATC from Erpetoichthys calabaricus chromosome 5, fErpCal1.3, whole genome shotgun sequence includes the following:
- the LOC114643718 gene encoding zinc finger protein 613-like isoform X2 — translated: MVSLKVDLMERRISHIKEEDCEWVPVPFAQDSACRKWDDGQGGTCNFKEEESERQAAGVKVEPSDYFSVSLEMQKHKQVHVFKEDTPSENDASSQTCPALQSKTTWLGSRRRRRCLSQLRLKPESLKFEDKFSVWEQQPEISGLQETTSFYQSSFSQTSPLHTSEQKQYGENIWMSPSGSETLIPVDLQCHSFHERNSPNSEDACAHQQVQNTNPLASYICQECGKNFKSKFDYNDHQQAHMEEKLHCCSECNKQLSCMSSLQKTP